A window of the Candidatus Thorarchaeota archaeon genome harbors these coding sequences:
- a CDS encoding FAD synthase, which translates to MSGKRVLAAGKFDLLHLGHLAYLEQARELAGEDGELVVVVARDKTVLRERNRAPIFPEEHRRRIVAALRVVDRAILGYDTYDHTKIVVDIKPDIVALGYDQYADIEALEARFQSLGMKTKIVRLEKREADSLSSSTQIRHRIIEHYSDTI; encoded by the coding sequence GTGTCAGGCAAGAGAGTCCTCGCAGCGGGCAAGTTCGATTTGCTTCACTTGGGTCATCTCGCCTACTTGGAGCAAGCAAGGGAACTAGCCGGAGAGGACGGTGAGCTAGTAGTCGTCGTGGCGCGGGACAAGACTGTGCTCAGAGAGAGGAACAGAGCACCCATATTCCCGGAGGAGCACAGGAGACGGATTGTCGCCGCACTACGAGTGGTTGACAGAGCGATTCTTGGTTACGATACTTATGATCACACAAAGATAGTGGTAGATATCAAACCAGACATCGTCGCTCTTGGATATGACCAGTATGCAGACATTGAGGCACTTGAGGCAAGGTTTCAAAGCCTAGGAATGAAGACCAAGATTGTTCGACTGGAGAAGAGAGAGGCGGATAGCCTGAGCTCTTCAACACAGATAAGACACCGCATAATCGAGCACTACTCGGACACCATATGA